Below is a window of Picosynechococcus sp. PCC 7002 DNA.
CTGATTGTCCTAAATAGTTTGCTGACATTGGTCGCGATCTATAGCATTGGTGAAAGCAACCACCGTCCGAAGCTTTATTACTCCCTCATTTTGTTGATTAATAGTGGGATTACAGGGGCCTTGATTGCCAATAATCTGTTGCTCTTTTTCCTCTTTTATGAAATTGAGTTGATTCCTTTTTATTTACTGATTGCCATTTGGGGCGGCGAAAAAAAAGGATATGCCTCGACTAAATTTTTGATTTACACTGCCATTTCTGGACTCTGTGTATTGGCGGCATTTTTAGGGATTGTGTGGCTCAGTCAATCGAGTAATTTTGACTTTGAGAATTTAACCCTAGAAAACCTAGAGTTCAACACTAAGGTAATCCTGCTCACGATTTTGTTGATTGGCTTTGGGATTAAAATTCCCCTCGTGCCTTTACACACCTGGCTGCCCGACGCCTATGTAGAAGCAAATCCAGCGGTAACAGTTCTGTTGGGCGGTGTTTTCGCGAAATTGGGCACCTATGGCTTGGTGCGCTTCGGTTTGCAACTGTTCCCGGATGTGTGGTCTACGGTTTCCCCCGCCCTCGCAGTCATTGGTACCGTGAGCGTGATGTATGGTTCCCTGGCGGCGATCGCCCAACGGGATCTCAAGCGGATGGTGGCCTACAGTTCCATCGGTCACATGGGTTATATCTTGGTTTCGACGGCAGCCGGAACAGAGTTAAGTTTGCTTGGTGCCGTGGCCCAAATGATTAGCCACAGTTTAATTCTGGCGCTGTTGTTCCACCTCGTCGGCATTATCGAACGCAAAGTCGGCACGCGGGATTTGGATGTGTTGAATGGTTTGATGAATCCGGTACGGGGTTTGCCCCTCACCAGTAGCCTGTTGATTTTGGCAGGGATGGCCAGTGCCGGGATTCCCGGTTTGGTCGGTTTCGTCGCGGAATTCCTCGTGTTCCAAGGTAGCTTTAGCCGCTTCCCGATTCCGACGCTGTTTTGCATCATCGCTTCTGGTTTAACGGCGGTTTACTTCGTGATTTTGCTCAACCGCACCTGTTTCGGTCGCCTCGACAGTCACACCGCCTATTACCCCAAAGTTTTTGCCAGTGAAAAAATTCCGGCGATCGCCTTGACGGTCATTATCCTTTTCCTTGGTTTACAACCCGCCTGGCTCACCCGCTGGATCGAACCGACCACCAGCCAATTCATTGCCGCCATTCCCACGGTTCAGACCATTGCCTTGACTCCCGCTGAATTGTCGAAAGCACCCTAGTCAATCAGACGTTCTCGCTTGACCGATTCGCCCAGCATTTTCCTCAGGAACAAAGCACTATGATCACCACGAAAATTCCCCCTTCAACCCATCCCCATGCCGATGTCATTCACCGCCTCGAAGCCGGGGGTTCGATGTTGCCCGACACCCCCGAAAACCTGATGCAGATTATCGGCATCTACAAAGCCTACGCCGTGCCGATGGATTTCTATTGGCGGGATCTGTTGTACATTGCGGAACAAGTTTTCTTAGAGCCTTTTCGCTTCTTTAAATACTTCATTTCCG
It encodes the following:
- a CDS encoding NADH-quinone oxidoreductase subunit M; the encoded protein is MLSFLLFLPLVGIGAIALFPRPLTRIVATVFTVVTLAISSGLLINLNLQDAGMQYTEFHNWLSILGLNYNLGVDGLSLPLIVLNSLLTLVAIYSIGESNHRPKLYYSLILLINSGITGALIANNLLLFFLFYEIELIPFYLLIAIWGGEKKGYASTKFLIYTAISGLCVLAAFLGIVWLSQSSNFDFENLTLENLEFNTKVILLTILLIGFGIKIPLVPLHTWLPDAYVEANPAVTVLLGGVFAKLGTYGLVRFGLQLFPDVWSTVSPALAVIGTVSVMYGSLAAIAQRDLKRMVAYSSIGHMGYILVSTAAGTELSLLGAVAQMISHSLILALLFHLVGIIERKVGTRDLDVLNGLMNPVRGLPLTSSLLILAGMASAGIPGLVGFVAEFLVFQGSFSRFPIPTLFCIIASGLTAVYFVILLNRTCFGRLDSHTAYYPKVFASEKIPAIALTVIILFLGLQPAWLTRWIEPTTSQFIAAIPTVQTIALTPAELSKAP